A portion of the Sandaracinobacteroides saxicola genome contains these proteins:
- a CDS encoding DUF4112 domain-containing protein, translated as MTASRYARFEDFAAAANLPRDPAAIRARLELLERVMEGAIQLPGTSRRIGLDAVIGLVPVVGDLLSGLIGSYLVWEAGNLGISRWTRARMMMNLGVDTAIGMIPIAGDIFDLMFRSTSKNMRLLRAHLDRHHPGTMVVEGRAA; from the coding sequence GTGACTGCCAGCCGCTATGCCCGCTTCGAGGATTTCGCCGCCGCCGCCAACCTGCCGCGTGACCCGGCGGCAATCCGCGCGCGGCTGGAACTGCTGGAACGGGTGATGGAAGGCGCGATCCAGCTGCCCGGCACCAGCCGGCGGATCGGGCTGGACGCGGTCATCGGCCTGGTGCCGGTGGTGGGCGACCTGCTGTCCGGCCTGATCGGCAGCTATCTGGTGTGGGAAGCGGGCAATCTGGGCATCAGCCGCTGGACCCGCGCGCGGATGATGATGAACCTGGGCGTGGACACGGCCATCGGCATGATCCCGATCGCCGGCGACATTTTCGACCTGATGTTCCGCTCGACATCGAAGAACATGCGGCTGCTGCGTGCGCATCTGGACCGGCATCATCCGGGCACGATGGTCGTGGAGGGACGCGCGGCATAA
- the purN gene encoding phosphoribosylglycinamide formyltransferase yields the protein MTDRVRLAAIISGRGSNMAALLAASRAADCPYALVLVVSDLAEAAGLATARDAGVPALLVPRRKDRAAFEVELDAALRAAHVELVALAGFMRILTPWFIARWQGRLLNIHPSLLPAYKGLDTHARAIAAGDREAGCSVHHVTAELDGGAVIAQARVPILPGDTPETLAARVLGAEHDLYPAAVAAVARGLEREGGEAMLQS from the coding sequence ATGACGGATAGGGTGCGGCTGGCCGCGATCATCAGCGGCCGGGGCAGCAACATGGCGGCGCTGCTGGCGGCGTCGCGCGCGGCGGACTGCCCCTATGCGCTGGTGCTGGTGGTCAGCGACCTGGCGGAAGCGGCCGGGCTGGCGACGGCGCGCGACGCGGGCGTGCCGGCGCTGCTGGTGCCCCGGCGCAAGGACCGCGCGGCGTTCGAGGTGGAGCTGGACGCGGCGTTGCGCGCCGCCCATGTCGAGCTGGTGGCGCTGGCGGGGTTCATGCGCATCCTGACGCCCTGGTTCATCGCGCGCTGGCAGGGGCGGCTGCTGAACATCCACCCCTCGCTGCTGCCGGCCTACAAGGGGCTGGACACGCACGCCCGGGCGATTGCCGCGGGCGATCGCGAGGCCGGGTGCAGCGTGCACCATGTGACCGCCGAGCTGGACGGCGGTGCGGTGATCGCGCAGGCGCGGGTGCCGATCCTGCCCGGCGACACGCCGGAGACGCTGGCGGCCCGGGTGCTGGGCGCCGAACATGACCTCTATCCGGCGGCGGTGGCCGCGGTGGCGCGGGGACTTGAAAGAGAAGGCGGCGAGGCCATGTTGCAATCCTGA
- the purM gene encoding phosphoribosylformylglycinamidine cyclo-ligase, protein MSADRKPATYADAGVSIAAGNALVRAIAPLVRATRRPGADAEIGGFGAFFDPKAAGYHDPLLVAATDGVGTKLKLAIDSGRHDSVGQDLVAMCVNDLIVQGAEPLFFLDYFATGKLDEGVAARVVAGIAEGCRIAGCALVGGETAEMPGMYAAGDYDLAGFAVGAVERGGQLTGADVVPGDVLLGLASSGAHSNGYSLIRKLVAESGAALDRPAMFDADALLIDHLMVPTRIYVRSLLPEIRAGRVKACAHITGGGLLENIPRVLPDGARAVVDADGWPLPRLFAWLQALGRIEPAELARTFNCGIGMVLVVAADQAEAVAATLTAAGETVHRIGAIVAGAKGCTVRGSTETWSARADWTAEHDG, encoded by the coding sequence ATGAGCGCCGACCGCAAGCCCGCCACCTACGCCGATGCCGGCGTTTCCATCGCCGCCGGCAACGCCCTGGTGCGCGCCATCGCGCCGCTGGTGCGCGCCACGCGCCGGCCCGGCGCCGATGCCGAGATCGGCGGCTTCGGCGCCTTCTTCGACCCGAAGGCGGCGGGCTATCACGATCCGCTGCTGGTGGCGGCGACCGACGGCGTGGGCACCAAGCTGAAGCTGGCGATCGACAGCGGGCGGCATGACAGCGTCGGCCAGGACCTGGTGGCGATGTGCGTCAACGACCTGATCGTGCAGGGGGCGGAGCCGCTGTTCTTCCTTGACTATTTCGCCACCGGAAAGCTGGACGAAGGCGTGGCGGCGCGGGTGGTGGCCGGCATCGCGGAGGGCTGCCGCATCGCCGGCTGCGCGCTGGTGGGCGGCGAGACGGCGGAGATGCCGGGCATGTACGCGGCCGGCGACTATGACCTTGCCGGCTTCGCGGTGGGCGCGGTGGAGCGCGGCGGGCAGCTGACGGGGGCGGACGTGGTTCCCGGCGACGTGCTGCTGGGGCTGGCATCCTCCGGCGCGCACAGCAACGGCTATTCGCTGATCCGCAAGCTGGTGGCGGAGAGCGGCGCGGCGCTCGACCGGCCGGCGATGTTCGACGCGGACGCGCTGCTGATCGATCATCTGATGGTGCCGACGCGCATCTATGTCCGCTCGCTGCTGCCGGAAATCCGCGCGGGTCGTGTAAAGGCCTGCGCGCACATCACCGGTGGCGGGCTGCTGGAGAATATCCCGCGCGTGCTGCCGGACGGCGCGCGGGCGGTGGTGGACGCGGACGGCTGGCCGCTGCCGCGATTGTTCGCCTGGTTGCAGGCGCTGGGCCGGATCGAACCCGCCGAACTGGCGCGGACGTTCAACTGCGGCATCGGCATGGTGCTGGTGGTGGCCGCCGACCAGGCCGAGGCGGTGGCGGCGACGCTGACGGCCGCGGGCGAGACGGTGCACCGCATCGGCGCCATCGTGGCGGGTGCGAAGGGCTGCACGGTGCGCGGCAGCACCGAAACCTGGTCAGCTCGCGCCGATTGGACGGCCGAGCATGACGGATAG
- a CDS encoding HdaA/DnaA family protein — translation MSGQMALPLGWQAARTQATFLVSPANADAVRYLDAWATWPLPVALLVGPAGSGKSHLAAIFARRANARLWDDADRSGSDEALFHAWNDAVADRRPLLLTARSAPADWHLALPDLRSRLAATPLVRIHPPDDALLAGLFEKLFRDRGIEVPPELTHYVTTRIERSFEAVARAVAALDAASLAGQRPLTIPLARTVLVEAGL, via the coding sequence ATGAGCGGCCAGATGGCGCTCCCGCTCGGCTGGCAGGCCGCGCGCACCCAGGCGACCTTCCTAGTCAGCCCGGCCAACGCCGATGCCGTGCGCTACCTCGACGCCTGGGCCACCTGGCCGCTGCCGGTGGCGCTGCTGGTCGGCCCGGCCGGCAGCGGCAAGAGCCACCTCGCCGCCATCTTCGCCCGCCGCGCCAACGCCCGCCTGTGGGACGATGCCGACCGCAGCGGCAGCGATGAAGCTCTGTTTCATGCCTGGAACGACGCCGTCGCCGACCGGCGCCCGCTGCTGCTCACCGCCCGCAGCGCGCCCGCCGACTGGCACCTCGCGCTGCCCGACCTCCGCTCCCGCCTCGCCGCCACGCCCCTGGTGCGCATCCACCCGCCGGATGACGCGCTGCTCGCCGGCCTGTTCGAAAAACTGTTCCGCGACCGCGGCATCGAGGTCCCGCCCGAGCTCACCCACTATGTCACCACCCGCATCGAGCGCAGTTTCGAGGCGGTCGCCCGCGCCGTCGCGGCGCTCGATGCCGCCAGCCTCGCCGGCCAGCGCCCGCTCACCATCCCGCTCGCCCGCACCGTGCTGGTGGAAGCGGGCCTTTAG
- a CDS encoding RNA degradosome polyphosphate kinase, with product MASKSRSAAPAPEAPVQRYFNRELSWLGFNSRVLEEAMNPAHPLLERLRFLSISGNNLDEFYMVRVAGLRGQVDEGIETPSPEGTTPAQQLAAIALAADALMSDQQRAWVALKTLLKAADVTVVAADELTPAEAGWLEGWFLDNIFPVLTPQAIDPAHPFPFIPNKGFSLVFDMTRGGDRLSALLMLPAMLPRFVRLPGAHARFIAMEQILRRFFGLIFPGFTHQGDGAFRIIRDSDIEIEEEAEDLVRYYQSAIKQRRRGQVIRLKIESATPLALRSMVQQALRVDERDVTAVEGILGIADLGELVDEDRPDLKFDPYTPRFPERIRDYGGDCFAAIRAKDIVVHHPYESFDVVLAFLRQAAADPDVVAIKQTLYRTGKNSPIVRALIDAAEAGKSVTAIVELKARFDEEQNLTWAAALERAGVQVVYGFIEWKTHAKVSMVVRRESGALVTYLHLGTGNYHPVTARIYTDLSFFTANPVLARDAAQVFNYITGYIEPQRLEKLAISPVSLRRTLFEGIDAEIAHAQAGRPAHIWAKMNSLVDPAIIDKLYEASAAGVEVELVIRGICCLRPQVPGLSDNIWVRSVIGRFLEHSRIVAFGNGHALPSRHARLYITSADWMPRNFDRRVELLIPIENPTVHAQILDQVMVANLKDTEQSWELDGNGRYVRITDQTHRFNLHRYFMTNPSLSGRGAALEKVRVPKLVVEE from the coding sequence ATGGCCAGCAAATCCCGATCCGCGGCGCCCGCGCCCGAAGCGCCGGTGCAACGCTATTTCAACCGTGAACTGTCCTGGCTCGGTTTCAACAGTCGCGTCCTTGAGGAGGCGATGAACCCCGCCCACCCGCTGCTCGAACGGCTGCGCTTCCTGTCGATCTCCGGCAACAATCTCGATGAATTCTACATGGTGCGCGTCGCCGGCCTGCGCGGGCAGGTGGACGAGGGGATCGAAACCCCCAGCCCCGAAGGCACCACGCCCGCCCAGCAGCTCGCCGCCATCGCGCTCGCCGCCGACGCGCTGATGAGCGACCAGCAGCGCGCCTGGGTGGCGCTGAAAACCCTGCTGAAGGCCGCCGACGTGACCGTGGTCGCCGCCGACGAACTGACACCCGCGGAGGCCGGCTGGCTGGAGGGCTGGTTCCTCGACAATATCTTCCCCGTCCTCACCCCCCAGGCCATCGACCCGGCCCACCCTTTCCCCTTCATCCCGAACAAGGGCTTCAGCCTGGTGTTCGACATGACCCGCGGCGGCGACCGGCTGTCCGCGCTGCTGATGCTGCCCGCCATGCTGCCGCGCTTCGTCCGCCTGCCCGGCGCGCACGCCCGCTTCATCGCCATGGAACAGATATTGCGCCGCTTCTTCGGCCTGATCTTCCCCGGCTTCACCCATCAGGGCGACGGCGCCTTCCGTATCATCCGCGACAGCGACATCGAGATCGAGGAAGAGGCCGAAGACCTGGTCCGCTATTATCAGAGCGCGATCAAGCAACGCCGCCGCGGCCAGGTGATCCGGCTGAAGATCGAAAGCGCCACGCCGCTGGCGCTGCGCAGCATGGTGCAGCAGGCGCTGCGCGTGGACGAGCGCGACGTCACCGCGGTCGAGGGCATATTGGGCATCGCCGACCTGGGGGAACTGGTCGACGAGGACCGCCCCGACCTGAAGTTCGACCCCTATACGCCGCGCTTCCCGGAGCGCATCCGCGACTATGGCGGCGACTGTTTCGCCGCCATTCGCGCCAAGGACATCGTCGTCCACCACCCCTATGAGAGTTTCGACGTCGTCCTCGCCTTCCTGCGCCAGGCTGCCGCCGACCCGGATGTCGTTGCCATCAAGCAGACGCTGTACCGCACCGGCAAGAACAGCCCGATCGTGCGCGCCCTGATCGACGCCGCCGAGGCCGGCAAGAGCGTCACCGCCATCGTCGAGCTGAAGGCCCGGTTCGACGAGGAGCAGAACCTGACCTGGGCCGCCGCACTGGAACGCGCCGGCGTGCAGGTCGTCTATGGCTTCATCGAATGGAAGACCCACGCCAAGGTCAGCATGGTCGTTCGCCGCGAATCCGGCGCGCTCGTCACCTACCTCCACCTCGGCACCGGCAACTATCACCCCGTCACCGCGCGCATCTACACCGACCTCAGCTTCTTCACGGCGAACCCGGTGCTGGCGCGCGACGCGGCGCAGGTGTTCAACTATATCACCGGCTATATCGAGCCGCAGCGGCTGGAAAAGCTGGCGATCAGCCCGGTCAGCCTGCGCCGCACCCTGTTCGAGGGCATCGACGCCGAGATCGCCCATGCCCAGGCCGGCAGGCCCGCCCACATCTGGGCCAAGATGAACAGCCTGGTGGACCCGGCGATCATCGACAAGCTGTACGAGGCCAGCGCGGCCGGCGTCGAGGTGGAACTGGTCATCCGCGGCATCTGTTGCCTGCGTCCGCAGGTGCCTGGCCTGTCGGACAACATCTGGGTGCGCAGCGTCATCGGCCGTTTCCTGGAGCACAGCCGCATCGTCGCCTTCGGCAACGGCCACGCACTGCCCAGCCGCCACGCCAGGCTCTACATCACCAGCGCCGACTGGATGCCGCGCAACTTCGACCGCCGCGTCGAGCTGCTGATCCCCATCGAGAACCCCACGGTGCACGCGCAGATCCTGGACCAGGTGATGGTCGCCAACCTGAAGGACACCGAGCAGAGCTGGGAGCTGGACGGCAACGGCCGCTACGTCCGCATCACCGACCAGACCCACCGCTTCAACCTGCACCGCTATTTCATGACCAACCCCAGCCTGTCCGGTCGCGGCGCCGCGCTGGAAAAGGTGCGCGTGCCGAAACTGGTGGTAGAGGAGTAG
- a CDS encoding GNAT family N-acetyltransferase has protein sequence MIRLGTRADFAALAAVERSAALSFAGTPMAFVIGHGTTPDDALCAGVAEKSLWVSDLAGEPAGFLLAAAEGEWLHILELSVAQAAQRRGIGRALVERAAEHARARGLRSLSLTTDRFIEWNAPAYARMGFAELAAGEQPDWLAGILLREATHGLDPARRVAMARGV, from the coding sequence ATGATCAGGTTGGGCACAAGGGCGGATTTTGCCGCGCTGGCGGCAGTTGAACGGTCCGCGGCGCTGAGTTTCGCGGGCACGCCGATGGCGTTCGTGATCGGGCACGGGACGACACCTGACGACGCGCTTTGTGCGGGCGTTGCCGAAAAGTCGCTGTGGGTGAGCGATCTGGCCGGCGAACCAGCCGGCTTCCTGCTGGCAGCGGCGGAAGGCGAATGGCTGCACATCCTGGAATTGTCGGTGGCGCAGGCGGCACAGCGGCGGGGGATCGGGCGGGCGCTGGTCGAGCGGGCCGCCGAACATGCGCGGGCGCGGGGGTTGCGGTCCCTGAGCCTGACGACCGACCGGTTCATCGAGTGGAACGCGCCGGCCTATGCGCGCATGGGCTTTGCCGAGCTGGCAGCCGGCGAGCAGCCGGATTGGCTGGCCGGCATTTTGCTGCGCGAGGCGACGCATGGTCTGGATCCGGCGCGTCGCGTCGCCATGGCGCGCGGTGTGTAG
- a CDS encoding polysaccharide deacetylase family protein, with protein MQQERIDWPNGAKLALSIVVNVEEGSEMTVARGDRGMEPVDELGIHIKSPIRNYGNESNYLYGIKAGAPRIVDLLRRYNVAASWTVAALSLENHPDIAAAIRELGHEPVSHGWRWVHQFKMDEAAERDFIAKATTSIEKTTGTRPYGWLSRYFHTDNTRRLLIEAGYRYHMDDYSGDVPFTDATTVPGKPITIVPYQLDTNDMKMWTDPSLTPRAWLHYAIDSFDQLYREGEAGFPKMMSLGLHLRIIGRPGRIWAFEEFLKHVTARPDVWIATRGDIAACA; from the coding sequence ATGCAGCAGGAACGGATCGACTGGCCGAACGGTGCCAAGCTGGCGCTCAGCATCGTCGTCAATGTCGAGGAAGGCAGCGAGATGACGGTCGCGCGCGGCGACCGCGGCATGGAACCGGTGGACGAGCTGGGCATCCACATCAAATCGCCGATCCGCAATTATGGCAACGAGAGCAACTATCTCTACGGCATCAAGGCCGGCGCGCCGCGAATCGTCGACCTGCTGCGCCGCTACAATGTCGCCGCCAGCTGGACCGTTGCCGCGCTGAGCCTTGAAAACCACCCCGACATCGCCGCCGCCATCCGCGAACTCGGCCATGAACCGGTCAGCCACGGCTGGCGCTGGGTGCACCAGTTCAAGATGGACGAGGCCGCCGAGCGCGACTTCATCGCGAAAGCCACCACCAGCATCGAAAAGACCACCGGCACCCGCCCCTACGGCTGGCTGAGCCGCTATTTCCACACCGACAACACCCGCCGGCTGCTGATCGAGGCCGGCTACCGCTATCACATGGATGATTACAGTGGCGACGTGCCCTTCACCGACGCCACCACCGTTCCGGGCAAGCCGATCACCATCGTCCCCTACCAGCTCGACACCAACGACATGAAGATGTGGACCGACCCCAGCCTGACGCCGCGCGCCTGGCTGCACTATGCCATCGACAGCTTCGACCAGCTGTACCGGGAGGGCGAGGCCGGTTTCCCCAAGATGATGAGCCTGGGCCTGCACCTGCGCATCATCGGCCGGCCGGGGCGCATCTGGGCGTTCGAGGAATTCCTGAAGCATGTGACGGCAAGGCCCGATGTCTGGATCGCCACCCGCGGCGACATCGCGGCCTGCGCCTGA
- a CDS encoding CopG family transcriptional regulator yields MRTTLAIDDDVLAAAREFAEARGESLGAAATELIRRGLNPVLVLETRNGVPLLPSRSGRRPVTPEEINDMKNDLDLEFPFAMEVLRKSGGFTGR; encoded by the coding sequence ATGCGGACCACACTGGCAATTGACGACGATGTGCTCGCGGCGGCACGCGAATTTGCCGAGGCGCGCGGCGAAAGCCTGGGCGCGGCGGCAACCGAACTCATCCGCCGCGGCCTGAACCCCGTGCTGGTGTTGGAGACTCGGAATGGCGTGCCCCTTCTGCCATCACGGTCGGGCAGGCGGCCTGTGACGCCGGAAGAGATCAACGACATGAAGAATGATCTCGATCTCGAATTTCCCTTTGCCATGGAGGTGCTTCGCAAAAGTGGCGGCTTTACTGGACGTTAA
- a CDS encoding TA system VapC family ribonuclease toxin translates to MIALFDTGHMFHDPAHQWLGHHAVKGWATCSVTEMGFARIMGNPNTVGGAGNVDRARRLLAQFKGSPNHMFWGDDVSFLASADVDFSGAASRHVTDIYLLLMAVRNRGTLVTFDRRIPAHVVPGGREALVVVAADA, encoded by the coding sequence TTGATCGCGCTGTTTGATACCGGACACATGTTTCATGATCCGGCCCACCAATGGCTGGGCCATCATGCGGTCAAAGGCTGGGCAACCTGCTCGGTCACCGAAATGGGGTTTGCCCGCATCATGGGAAATCCGAACACCGTCGGCGGCGCCGGGAATGTCGATCGCGCCAGACGCTTGCTGGCGCAATTTAAGGGCAGCCCAAATCACATGTTCTGGGGTGACGATGTCAGCTTTCTGGCATCAGCCGACGTCGATTTCAGCGGCGCCGCCAGTCGCCATGTGACCGACATCTATCTTCTGCTCATGGCCGTGCGGAATCGCGGCACATTGGTCACGTTCGACCGCCGCATCCCCGCGCATGTCGTCCCCGGCGGACGGGAGGCACTGGTCGTGGTCGCCGCCGATGCCTGA
- the mutM gene encoding bifunctional DNA-formamidopyrimidine glycosylase/DNA-(apurinic or apyrimidinic site) lyase: protein MPELPEVETVVRGLAPHLLGRRLTSVIAHRPDLRWPLPADLGQRLTGATVTTLSRRAKYGLIGTDRGDTLIFHLGMSGSMRVNPAADPHNHIIFATEGGSIAFHDPRRFGSLHLVATADAPAHPLLAGLGPEPLSDAFTADHLIARARDRQTPMKAFLLDQKTVAGLGNIYVAEALFAAGIAPARRAGHVAPTRLARLVPAIQQVLAAAIDAGGSSLRDHARVSGELGYFQHSFRVYGREGEPCPACATPIRRAVQSARSSFHCPRCQR from the coding sequence ATGCCTGAACTTCCCGAAGTCGAAACCGTCGTCCGTGGCCTTGCCCCGCACCTGCTCGGCCGGCGCCTCACCTCGGTCATCGCGCACCGCCCCGACCTGCGCTGGCCCCTGCCCGCCGATCTCGGCCAGCGGCTGACCGGCGCCACCGTCACCACGCTCTCCCGTCGCGCCAAATATGGCCTGATCGGCACCGACCGCGGCGACACCCTCATCTTCCACCTTGGCATGTCCGGCTCGATGCGCGTCAATCCCGCCGCCGACCCCCACAATCACATCATCTTCGCCACCGAGGGCGGCAGCATCGCCTTCCACGACCCGCGCCGCTTCGGCTCGCTGCACCTGGTGGCGACCGCCGACGCCCCGGCGCACCCGCTGCTCGCCGGGCTCGGGCCGGAGCCGCTGTCCGACGCCTTCACCGCCGACCATCTGATCGCCCGCGCCCGCGACCGCCAGACGCCGATGAAGGCCTTCCTGCTGGACCAGAAGACGGTCGCCGGCCTGGGCAACATCTATGTCGCCGAGGCGCTGTTCGCCGCCGGCATCGCGCCCGCGCGCCGCGCCGGCCATGTCGCGCCGACGCGCCTCGCCCGCCTGGTGCCCGCCATTCAGCAGGTGCTCGCCGCCGCCATCGATGCCGGCGGCTCCTCGCTGCGCGACCATGCCCGGGTGTCGGGCGAACTCGGCTATTTCCAGCACAGCTTCCGCGTCTATGGCCGGGAGGGCGAACCCTGCCCCGCCTGCGCCACCCCGATCCGGCGCGCCGTTCAGTCCGCGCGCTCCAGCTTCCACTGCCCGCGCTGCCAGCGCTGA
- the rpsT gene encoding 30S ribosomal protein S20 yields MANTPQAEKRIRRNDRRAAINKARLSRIRTFVKKAESAIESGVKADALAALAAATPELMRGVSKGVVHKNTASRKISRLTKRAAALA; encoded by the coding sequence ATGGCGAACACCCCGCAGGCTGAAAAGCGCATCCGCCGCAACGATCGCCGCGCCGCGATCAACAAGGCGCGCCTGTCGCGCATCCGCACCTTCGTCAAGAAAGCCGAGTCGGCGATCGAATCGGGTGTGAAGGCCGATGCGCTTGCCGCTCTCGCAGCCGCCACCCCGGAGCTGATGCGTGGCGTTAGCAAGGGTGTCGTGCACAAGAACACCGCCTCCCGCAAGATTTCGCGCCTGACCAAGCGCGCCGCGGCGCTGGCCTGA
- the dnaA gene encoding chromosomal replication initiator protein DnaA, which produces MSPAVSPHVAPEVTRAWATIRSRLAADVGARTFDSWLRPLTLAGAEAGTVRLTLPSRFMADWVRGHFAERLTRAWTAACPGITAVRIDVASGAAAEPEPDPVAVAPTSDPTLDPRYRFDSFVVGKSNELAFNAAQTMAGGGATGFNPLFLHGPTGLGKTHLMHAIGHATRAATPHARIAYMSAEKFMVEFLSAMRARDTFSFKARLRGCDLLMIDDVQFIAGKESTQEEFFHTMNEIISAGKRLVISADRSPQNLEGIESRILSRLSWGLVADINPADYELRFNILTTKLAAQPAATVPAEVIDFLAKKIVANVRELEGALNRVIAYGTLVNRPISLDFTREVLADLLKAHSRKLTIDEIQRRVADHYALKLNDLLSPRRAREVARPRQVAMFLAKEMTQRSLPEIGRRFGGRDHTTVMHAVKRIKELRLTDQDLDRDVSLLQRKLDG; this is translated from the coding sequence GTGTCCCCTGCCGTCTCGCCCCATGTCGCCCCAGAGGTCACCCGTGCCTGGGCCACCATCCGCAGCCGCCTTGCCGCTGATGTCGGCGCGCGGACCTTCGACAGCTGGCTGCGCCCGCTGACCCTCGCCGGTGCCGAGGCCGGCACCGTCCGCCTCACCTTGCCGTCGCGCTTCATGGCGGACTGGGTACGGGGCCATTTCGCCGAGCGGCTGACCCGCGCCTGGACCGCCGCCTGCCCCGGCATCACCGCCGTGCGCATCGATGTCGCCAGCGGCGCCGCCGCCGAACCCGAACCCGATCCCGTGGCGGTCGCCCCGACGTCCGATCCCACGCTGGACCCGCGCTATCGCTTCGACAGCTTCGTCGTCGGCAAGTCCAACGAGCTTGCCTTCAACGCCGCGCAAACCATGGCCGGCGGCGGTGCCACCGGTTTCAACCCCCTGTTCCTGCACGGGCCCACCGGACTGGGCAAAACCCACCTGATGCACGCCATCGGTCACGCCACCCGCGCCGCCACGCCCCATGCCCGCATCGCCTACATGTCGGCGGAAAAGTTCATGGTCGAGTTTCTCTCCGCCATGCGCGCCCGCGACACCTTCAGCTTCAAGGCACGGCTGCGCGGTTGCGACCTCCTCATGATCGACGATGTCCAGTTCATCGCCGGCAAGGAATCGACGCAGGAAGAATTCTTCCACACCATGAACGAGATCATCAGCGCGGGAAAACGCCTGGTGATCAGCGCCGACCGCAGCCCGCAGAACCTCGAAGGCATCGAATCGCGCATCCTCAGCCGCCTGTCCTGGGGCCTGGTCGCGGACATCAACCCCGCCGATTACGAGCTGCGTTTCAACATCCTCACCACCAAGCTTGCCGCGCAGCCCGCCGCCACCGTGCCGGCCGAGGTGATCGATTTCCTCGCCAAGAAGATCGTCGCCAACGTCCGCGAACTCGAAGGCGCGCTGAATCGGGTCATCGCCTATGGCACGCTGGTCAACCGCCCCATCAGCCTCGACTTCACCCGAGAGGTCCTCGCCGACCTGCTGAAGGCGCACAGCCGCAAGCTCACCATCGACGAGATCCAGCGCCGCGTCGCCGACCATTACGCCCTGAAGCTCAACGACCTGCTGTCACCGCGCCGCGCCCGGGAGGTCGCCCGCCCGCGCCAGGTCGCCATGTTCCTCGCCAAGGAAATGACCCAGCGCTCGCTTCCCGAAATCGGCCGGCGCTTCGGCGGCCGCGACCACACCACCGTCATGCACGCCGTCAAGCGCATCAAGGAATTGCGCCTGACCGACCAGGACCTCGACCGGGATGTCTCGCTGCTGCAACGAAAGTTGGATGGTTGA
- a CDS encoding AbrB/MazE/SpoVT family DNA-binding domain-containing protein, translating into MSTLTITSKGQITLKKDLLRQLGVTPGMKVEVTPTGPGRLEIRAQPERKGSFRDLYGILYDPNRPAMTLEEMDEIIRKGWAGEL; encoded by the coding sequence ATGTCTACCCTCACCATCACGTCCAAGGGTCAGATCACCCTCAAAAAGGATCTGCTGCGCCAGCTTGGCGTTACGCCGGGCATGAAGGTGGAGGTCACGCCCACCGGCCCCGGCCGCCTGGAAATCCGCGCCCAGCCGGAACGCAAGGGCAGCTTCCGCGACCTCTACGGCATTCTCTACGATCCCAACCGTCCCGCCATGACGCTGGAGGAGATGGACGAGATCATCCGCAAGGGCTGGGCCGGCGAGCTTTGA
- a CDS encoding type II toxin-antitoxin system VapC family toxin produces MARIILADDPVQTPIAQRALAEVTTLVLPVAMLCELAWLLRQGYREPAGVVADTLRRFANAEGVVVDRAALDAGLAFLDAGGDFADGVILHQGQALGGERLLTFDVRAAKIAGVPALSPY; encoded by the coding sequence ATGGCCCGCATCATCCTCGCTGATGATCCGGTGCAAACGCCCATCGCCCAGCGCGCCCTTGCGGAGGTGACGACGCTCGTCCTCCCCGTCGCCATGCTGTGCGAACTCGCCTGGCTGCTCCGCCAAGGCTATCGGGAACCCGCTGGTGTCGTCGCCGACACCCTGCGTCGCTTCGCCAACGCAGAAGGGGTGGTGGTAGACCGCGCCGCGCTGGATGCCGGCCTTGCCTTCCTCGATGCCGGCGGCGATTTTGCCGACGGTGTCATCCTGCACCAGGGCCAGGCGCTCGGCGGCGAACGCCTCCTCACCTTCGATGTCCGCGCCGCGAAAATCGCCGGCGTCCCCGCACTTTCGCCGTATTGA